In Streptacidiphilus sp. P02-A3a, the DNA window GGATCTTCGGCGGCCAGATCGACACGGTGCTGCCCGGCCTCGGCGCCGCCCGCTACCTGGTCGCGCTCTTCTTCGCGCTGGCCTTCTACGGCTCGGTGCTGGTGCACGAACTCGCCCACACGGTGGTGGCGCTGCGCTACCGGCTCCCGGTCAAGCGGATCCAGCTGCAGTTCTTCGGCGGCGTCTCGGAGATCGAGAAGGAGGCCCAGAGCGCCGGGCGCGAGTTCTGGCTGGCCTTCTCCGGACCGCTGCTGTCGCTGGTCCTCGGCGTGCTCTTCCTCGGCGGTATGCAACTGGTCGAGGCGGGCACCGTGCCCGGGGTGCTGCTGGCCGCGCTGATGCTCAGCAACGTCGTGGTGGCCGCCTTCAACCTGCTGCCCGGACTCCCGCTGGACGGCGGCCGGATGCTCCGCGCCGTGGTCTGGAAGGTCACCGGCAACCCGATGACCGGCACCGTCACCGCCGCCTGGGCCGGACGGCTGCTGGCCCTGTGCGTGCTGATCGGCATGCCCACCCTGGCCGCCTACCAGGCCCCCGCCGCCGGAACCACCACCATGCTGGTGGACGCGGTGCTCGGCGCGGTGCTCGCCGCCATCATCTGGAACGGCGCGACCGGCAGCGTCCGGGTCGCCCGGCTGCGCGAGCGGCTGCCGGAACTGGGCGCCCGCACCCTGGCCAGGCCCGCCGTCAGCGTGGCCTACGACACCCCGCTGGCCGAGGCGCTGCGCCGGGTCGAGGCGGCGGGCGCGCGCGGACTGGTGATCGCCGACGGCCAGGGCGAGCCGGTGGCCCTGGTCCGCGAGCAGGCCGTGCGGGCCATCCCGGAGCACCGGCGGCCGTGGACCGCCGTCGGCGCGGTCGCCCGCGAACTGGAGCCGGGCCTGCGGATCCGGGCCGACCTGGTCGGCGAGGACCTGCTGGACACGCTGCGGGCCAACCCCGCCAGCGAGTACCTGGTGGTGGAACCCGACGGCAGCCCGCTCGGCGTGCTCGCGGCCCAGGACGTCGAGCTGGCCTTCGCCCGGGCCATGGCCGGACAGGCGCCGATCCCGCCGGTCCCCACCGGCTCCGCCGCCTGACCGCCGCCTGACCGCCGCCACCGGACGCCCGACCCGGCCCACGGGGTCGAACCGGCGACGGAGGGCGGCAGAGGGCGCCCCGCCGGGGCACTAGACTGTGATCCATGTCAGAACCGACCGGCGCTGCCCGCCGCCGTGGGCCCTTCCAGGTCGGAGACCAGGTCCAGCTCACCGACCCCAAGGGTCGCCACCACACCATCACGCTCGAACCCGGCAAGGCGTTCCACACCCACAAGGGCGCCTTCTCGCACGACGAGCTGATCGGAGCCCCCGAGGGCTCCGTGGTGCGCACCACCGGGAACATCCAGTACCTCGCGCTGCGCCCCCTGCTCTCCGACTACGTCCTCTCCATGCCGCGCGGTGCCGCCGTGGTCTACCCCAAGGACGCGGGGCAGATCGTCACCATGGCCGACATCTTCCCCGGCGCCCGCGTGGTCGAGGCCGGGGTCGGCTCCGGAGCGCTCAGCTGCTCGCTGCTGCGCGCGGTCGGCGACCACGGCTCGCTCTCGTCGTACGAGCGCCGCGAGGACTTCGCCGAGATCGCCCGCAACAACGTGGAGCGCTACTTCGGCGGCCCGCACCCGGCCTGGCGGCTCACCCTCGGCGACCTCCAGGACAACCTGGTCGAGACCGAGGTCGACCGGATGGTGCTGGACATGCTCGCCCCCTGGGAGTGCCTGGACGTCGCCGCCAAGGCCCTCGTCCCCGGCGGCGTGATCTGCTGCTACGTGGCCACCACCACCCAGCTCTCGCGCACCGTCGAGGCGCTGCGCGACCACGGCTGCTTCACCGAGCCGCAGGCCTGGGAGTCGATGGTGCGCAACTGGCACGTCGAAGGCCTGGCCGTGCGCCCGGACCACCGCATGATCGGCCACACCGGCTTCCTGCTCACCTCCCGTCGGCTCGCGGACGGCGTGGAACCGCCGCTGCGCCGCCGCCGCCCGGCCAAGGGCGCCTACGGGGACGTCGAGAGCCCGGTCCCGCCGCAGCCCGGCCGCTTCCTGAAACTGGCCGAGGCCGGTCGCCAGTCCGACGAGGACTGACCGCCCGCAGCCCGCACCCGGCCCCGCCCGGCACCAGCCGCGCGGGGCCGAGCCGTACCCGGGGGCACCCCGGAGCCGCGGCCGCCGCGCGGCGGCCACCCGCCGCCGCGCGGACGCCCCCGGTATGGGACGATGCTGCCCACCGAACCGGCCGCTCGTCCCGGCCGGGTCCCGATCCGGGGCCCCGCAGCACGGCACGCTCCCCGCACAGCCCGCGCGCGGCAGCCCCCTCGCACCCTGGCCGCGCCCCGCGGAGCGCCGCCCGGAAGGGGAGTGCACCCGTGGCCCAGCAGTCGCCAGGACCGGCAGCGCAGTCGCCAGGACCGGCAGCGCCGCGGCGGCCCGAACCGGCGGCCGCCCCGCCGCGGCCCCCGGCCCACACCCGGACCCTGGCCTGGCACTGGATCGGCACCGCCGCGGTACTCGCCGCCGCCGTCGGCACCGTGCTCGCGGTCGCCCCCGCCGACGCCTCCGCGCCGGCTCCGAACGGCCCGCACGCCGTCCCGGCCGCCGCCGCCCCGGATCCGGCCCGCGCGGTCTACCCGCTCGGCTGCGACGGGCTGCCGGTCAAGATCGACCAGAGCTTCGGCGCCGACCTCACCGGCGACGGCGCCGACGCCACCATCGCCGCCGCGCACTGCCTCTCGGCCACCGGCACCCCGCCGGACGGCCTGTACCTGCTGGAGCCCGGGCCCGGCGGACGCCCGCGCATCGCCGACGTGCTGATCAGCTCCACCGAGGACCTGACCGTGCGCAGCGTGGACTTCCGCGGTGACGGCACGATCACCGCGGCCGTCGACGGCTACTCCTCGTCCGACGTCCCGCGCTGCTGCCCCGACCTGCACGAGTCGCTGGTCTGGACGCCGCGGGGGCGGGGCTACCACCGCACGGTGGTGCTCACCGGCGACGAGGCCTGACCCGGCCGCCGCCGAGCTGACAACAGGTCAGCCCCGCCCTGTGATCTTGGTCACAGAGCGGGGCTGATCCGTCGGGCTACTCCGCGTCCGGCCCGAACACCTCGACCAGGTCCCGGGCCCGCCGGACGTGGATGCAGTCGCCGGGGCATTCCTTGGCCGAATCCACCACGTCCTGAAGCACCGTCAAAGGCACCGGCACCACCGCCCCCGGTGCCTGCCGCAGCTCCTCGTCCTCGCCCTTCACGTAGGCGAGGCCGTCGATGTCCAACTCGAACACCTCCGGCGCGTACTGCACGCAGATGCCGTCACCGGTGCACAGGTCCTGGTCGATCCATACCTCAAGGGGCTCGCCCGCACTGCCGTCCACGCTGGCCATCCGCCCGCCGTTCTGGGTCACCGGGCCGGGGAAGCGGCCCGCCGTTCCGGCCATCGGTACACGGATTGAACAGTGCCGGGTCAACCCGATGGCCGCTGACGGGTCCGACTCTAACAAGTGGTCGCTTTCGAGCGTCTTCGAGTGGGTATCCCAGTGACGAGGGGACGTGCGCAAGGGTGAAGATCGGACACACCCCCTTCCGACTTATCGATCTAGGGGTTTCAACGCGGCCAGGCACAGGTAGGGTCTGAAAGCGTTCAGCTCCCCCGGAGGAGGTGAGGACCGTGGCAGCCCACGATGACGATTACACCCGAGGCGGCAGGCCCGCACGGGGTTCTGAGGAAGCCCTCAGCCAGGTTTCCTTTCTTGAGCAGGAGATCGCTGTCCTGCGCCGCAAACTCGCAGACTCGCCGCGCCACACGAGGATCCTCGAAGAGCGCATCGCCGAGCTGCAGGCCAACCTGTCCGGAGTCACCGCCCAGAACGAGCGGCTCGCCTCCACCCTGAGGGAGGCCCGCGACCAGATCGTGGCCCTCAAGGAGGAGGTGGACCGGCTCGCCCAACCGCCGGCCGGCTTCGGCACCTTCCTGTCCGCCAACGAGGACGGCACCGCCGACATCTTCACCGGCGGCCGCAAGCTGCGGGTGAACGTCAGCCCCAGCGTCCCGCTGGACGACCTCCAGCGCGGCCAGGAGGTGATGCTCAACGAGGCCCTGAACATCGTCGACGCGATGGAGTTCGAGAGCA includes these proteins:
- a CDS encoding tRNA (adenine-N1)-methyltransferase, which produces MSEPTGAARRRGPFQVGDQVQLTDPKGRHHTITLEPGKAFHTHKGAFSHDELIGAPEGSVVRTTGNIQYLALRPLLSDYVLSMPRGAAVVYPKDAGQIVTMADIFPGARVVEAGVGSGALSCSLLRAVGDHGSLSSYERREDFAEIARNNVERYFGGPHPAWRLTLGDLQDNLVETEVDRMVLDMLAPWECLDVAAKALVPGGVICCYVATTTQLSRTVEALRDHGCFTEPQAWESMVRNWHVEGLAVRPDHRMIGHTGFLLTSRRLADGVEPPLRRRRPAKGAYGDVESPVPPQPGRFLKLAEAGRQSDED
- a CDS encoding ferredoxin, which translates into the protein MASVDGSAGEPLEVWIDQDLCTGDGICVQYAPEVFELDIDGLAYVKGEDEELRQAPGAVVPVPLTVLQDVVDSAKECPGDCIHVRRARDLVEVFGPDAE